TTCATGAGACATGAACCTCCTTGTAGGTAGTTGGTAGCACATCTATTCTAACCAAGGAGTTGGGTTCCTGTCTCCTTTTTTGTTTGGATGTAAATTTATGTTAGGGAATTTCCTCATCTACATCATAAATTTAAATCTTTTGCATGAATATTTATTTGGATGTACAATATTAGTAATATTCTTCTAAATATTAAAACTAATTTGAATTACAACATCAGGGCTCTTTGATTTACTTTCTATTAAAAAGGAAGTCCCTTCGGTTAGAAAATACGTTATTTATTTAACTCTATAAATTGGTCTTAAGCATTAGTAAAATCATCTTTCTAAGTATTCCAAAGTTTTTGTACATAAATCTTTATGAACATTATGAAGTCATGACATTTAAACAAGAACAAAAAGGAGGACATAAATATGCCACTTGAAACGGTTACAGAAATTAAAGTTAAACCAGAGGATATCGATGAACTCGGTCATGTAAATAATAAGGTTTATGTGTCTTATCTTGAAAAAGCCCGTGAACATTGGTACAGTGAAGCGGGTTTACCATTTGCGGTTATGAAAAAAAGAAATTTAGGAACTGTCGTATTAAAATTGGATGTTTTCTTTAAAAAAGAAGCTAGGTTGGGAGATATACTTAATGTAATAACACGTCCTGTTCGATTAGGAACAAAAAGCTTTGTATTGGAACAAATTATTTTTAATGAAGCAAATGAAGCTATAACCGAAGCGACAATTACTAATGTCATGTTTGATACAACAGTTCGGAAAAGTACAACCGTAGCAGACGAAATAGCTCGTCATTTCCCTAAATGAGCCAATTTCATCATATTTTAATATGAATCTGCGTTTTTCATGTCGTATGGTCAATCATAAATGAGTACTGATAAATTTTGGCGACGAATACTGGTGTTTCAACAAGGAAAATTCCTATAACAAACGATTATTTTCTCTCGGTTCCTCCCTTAATCTATCGGGTCCAGCAAAAACTTACCTAAAGGTTTAAAAATCATATTTATCAAATCAGCAGGACCAAGCATATTAGAAAAGAAAACGAGGAGGATAGCTAGTATCCACCCTGACATTGTTAATATGACAACGGTCCATTTTTCTTTTTTCTGTTTTTTATTCATTCTCGACCATTCAAATAATATAATAAGTATAGTAGCAACTGTGACTCCAATAAATGTTATAAACATCATTTTTTGAACACCTCTTCTTTGGATACCACTTTTGATGATGTAGACACTCCTGATCTTCTTATATACGCATTATTTTTAATTTCTACCTCTATTTCTGGAAATTTTTTATCCCACTGATCCTTCACTTTTTCCCACTCATCTGGGTAGTGTCTGTGAAACGCTTCAGCAAACCCAAGAATATCCGCTCCCATCTTCTTTTGAACTACTTCAAGTGTCATTTTAATGCGTGTTTCAATCGTTTTTTCTAATTCTTTTTCAAGCTTTTTTGTAATAACAGGATTGGTCAAATTTAAATTCGTTTCGTTTTCTACAGCATCATCTTCTGTGACGATTTTAACGATCATTTTCCATTTTCCATTTTCCATTTTAGGAATTAGTTTTGTATAGGAATGTAGGAGATAAAATGATATTTGATCGTGATACCCTTCTGGTTGAACCGTTACTGTAGAAGATTCCATTTCATTTCTTAACCATAATAAGCCCCTTGTTAATTTGTCATCGATATATCCAATCATTTTACCATCTTTCAAAATGGCCGTTCCGTTCACTTGTAATCCTTTTGAAAACGATTCTTTTTTAACTTCTATCCATGGCAGACCTACCGCATTGGCCTCTCCGCTTAATTCTTCCAAAAAATCTTTCACTGTTACAGCCATTCCAATTCTGAAGTTTGCCAGTTCTCTAGCTACTTCTGCCGAACTTCTATCAACATCAGGAATAGCTTTTAACACATCAATCGCTTTTCCGCTAGTAACAAATATATAAGATTTTAGCCTAGCTTTAGGAAATCTGGCAAAAAAGTCGATATGCTTCTGTACCTCAGACTCGGCAAGATCTTCGCCAATAATAATCACTTGGTTATGTCCCCAGAAAATTCGGCGTGAAAATCTTGCCTGCAGTCGAGACAAAGCTTCGAATATTGTTTTTCCAATTGCTTTTTCAACAGTTATCGTCTTTCCCGCTCCACCTTGACCACTTGCAGTTGCTTCTCCTCCCATCGCTTCTGGAACGGCCAGCTGTACGGATACTTCAATTTGTTCGTCTTCGGTTTTATCAAGACCTGTTGCTAATACAAGCCCTAAGTCATTCAGTTCGACACGATCCCAGCAGCCCGTAAGAAAGAGGGGAGATGAACAAATAAATAAAGATAACACTGTTTTTACTGCTTTTTCTAAAAATATTTTTAACATCCTATTTCACCTTTTACCACTTAACATCTTTTTGTTATTACGTTCTTCCCGTTTACCAACCATTCCTTTACGAATAAACGCAATGAATAACAATAAGGCTGGTATTAGCAAATGATAGAGCCAGAACATTGACCACAAATTCATTAATACGTCGATTAGTTCCATTAAGCTATGGATTGACCAAATACTGAACACAACTAATAAAAAACCGATCGGAAGAACAATCGGACGGTAGTCGGATAGATTTAACCATTGAGCCGTACCGATCACAATCACATAATAGAATACTGAAATTTTAATAAATACACCTGGGATCCAAATCGCCATCACAATGGACTCAACATGTTGAAGAAAATCAGCAATGCTAATATATTTTGTTGCGCTCATAACCGGATAGATGAACATATCAGTAATGTCACCGAATAAAAAAAGAGCATACAAATTCGTAATAACTAGCATAAGCATCACTAAAAATGCCGAGATCATGCCCCATTTGAATCCTTTTTCCCTTTCAAGTAAAAATGGGAATAAGAAAGAGAGAAGAAAGAATTCACTGAACCAGCCTGATGGTGTTACAGCCCCCTTTATCGACGGCATCAAACCTTTCTCCATGATTGGAAACATATGTTTCAACTGTAGATCTGGAATCATTATAATAGCAATAAACAAAAGTACAGCTAAAACGATTGGAAGAAAAAATTGTGCAGTTCGTGCAATCACTTCAAGTCCGCCATGTACCGCAAGGCAACAGACAAATACCATACTGGCTATAACGACAATGAGTGGTGTCGTCATTAAAAAATTGCCGACGACAAATTCACCATACTCCCTTAACATAATTCCAGTTATAAACACATAAAAAAACAAGTACAAAAATCCGATCACTTTGCCTGGAATTACACCTAGAATTTCCTTGCTATATTGGATGACTGTCTGTTTCGGGAAATGCTTATTCAATTGATAAGCCAAATAGATCGTAAAAAAACCGACAAAAGAAGCCCATATCGGTGATAACCATAAGTCTTGTTTTGCAAATTTTCCTGTAATAGACGGTACAATGAGAATCGCCGTAGCGCTAATTGTCGGATGCATAATGATGGCCATTTGCACAACACTAATCCGGCCCTTTTCAATCATCTTTTCTCACCTCGTTACTTACGATTTTACTTTTCATCCCCTTTTGCCGGATCAGGCTTTAATCCAGGAGCTTGACGATATTTGTTATAGTCTCCTGTAAAATGGGGCCTTGAATCGAGTTCCCACCACGGGGCACGGATTAGTACATCTTTCATTTCGCGGAATTTCATCGGTGCCATTGGACTAAGATACGGTACACCAAAAGATCTCACAGTGCATAAATGGATGATTATGGTAATAAGAGCTAGCATAATACCTAATAGTCCAAGTGTCCCAGCCAGAAGAATCACAGGAAATCGCAGCATTCGAATAGCGATTGCGGCTGGATACCGTGCAATAGTGAAGGAGGCAATACCAGTAAGGGCAACGACAATTACCATTGGTGCAGAGACAATTCCAGCAGAAACAGCCGACTCTCCGATAACGATCGCCCCAACAATGCTGACAGCAGACCCAACCTGTTTCGGAAGACGCAGCCCTGCTTCACGGAGTGCTTCAAATGTGATTTCCATTATTAAAGCTTCAATAAGAGCTGGAAAAGGGACTTGTTCACGCGAAGCAGCCATACTAATTAAAAGTGGTGTTGGCACCATCTCCTGATGAAAGGTAATAATTGCTACATACAAAGATGGTAATATGAGTGAAATTACAAGAAAAAAGTAACGAAGCCAACGTGTGGCAGTCCCTATTAAAAATCGTGAATAATAATCCTCACTAGATTGTAATAAAGAATAAAACGTTGTCGGTACAACAATAGAAAAAGGACTACCATCTACTAGAATGGCCAATCGTCCTTCTAGTAGACTTGCAGCTATGACATCAGGACGCTCCGTCGTTAATACTTGTGGGAATGGGGAATATGGGTTATCTTCAATAAATTCTTCAATCATGCCAGTTTCCATTATTCCATCAACGTCTATTCGGCTTAGTCGATTTTTCGCTTCCTCTATTAAGGTTTGATCCACCAGACCTTCAATATATGTGATGACAACCTTTGTTTTTGTGTAGCGACCAATTTCCATCGATTGCATTTTGAGCATCGGACTTCTAATTTTTCTCCGGATCAAGGTCGTGTTTACAGATAAAGCTTCTACAAATGCTTCACGCGGTCCTCTAACAACCGCTTCAGCAGCTGGTTCTGAAACCGAACGTTTCTCCCATTTGGATAGACCTAACGCCACTCCTGTTTCGCTCTTATCAACGAGTATCACAGGATTTCCTAATGAAATCTCTTGAATGCATTCGGAGAAGTTTTTGATTTTTTTTACATTTGAAACGGTTATTTTTTTTTCAATTAAAATGGTTATATTTATGTTTAATTCCCCTTCTTTAATCTGCATTAGTGTTGAAAGCACGTTATCATCGATTTCCTCAACGTTTGCCAAACCTTCAATATATATAAGAATGGCTCTTTCTTTTCCTCCGATGAAAAAAGGACGAAAAATAACATCCATACAATCTTTATATATAGAACGAAGTTTGTTTTCATTTTCAGTTAACTTCTTGGAAATCTTTCCTTGTTGCTGCTTAGACTGTTGACTTCTCAGTGAACAATCCTTAATATTAAGTTTCATTCCAATGCTCACAATATGCCATCCTTTCTCTTGCCCTAGTCAATTCCATTTTTTAGAATGATATGGAAAGAAATTGACGAACAAACCGATTTCTACGAGTATGAGTGGATTACAGCCTTCAATTTACATCCCTATAAGATTCAGTTAGCGCTTTTTTAAATAGTTTTGTTTTATGTAAGGAATTTTATACAGAATGTTAACGAATCAAGAGTAAAAAGCAAGCACATTCAGAAAACAGAGCGTCATTAATACAGGCATCTTTTTCATATGAGTAGAATGTATTTTTTATTCAATGATATAGTGAAATAAAGGATCAGATAAAAGGTGAGGAAGTTCCATTTTACCCTTAACGCTTTGAATACAGGTAGTATAGGACGAATGTTAATGATTCAGTTCTAATTTTTTGCATTCCATTTAATACTCATCCATAATAATAAGCGAGGAGGGAAGGACATGGATTCATTTGAATTTTATAATCCAACAAAATTAATTTTTGGTAAAGATCAGATAGAGAAGTTAAAAGCGGAAGTACCAAAATATGGAAAGAAAGTATTGCTCATATATGGCGGTGGCAGCATTAAACGAAATGGTTTATATGATGTAGTTCTTACATATTTAAAAGAAATTGAAGCAGAAGTATATGAATTAGGAGGAGTTGAGCCAAACCCACGCATTTCCACCGTTCGGAAAGGTGTTGACATTTGCAAAAAAGAAGGCATTGAATTTTTACTTGCCGTTGGTGGCGGCAGTGTAATCGACTGTACGAAAGCGATTGCGGCTGGTGCAAAATACGATGGCGATCCATGGGATTTCGTCATTAAAAAAGCGGAAGCAAAAGAAGCTCTACCATTAGGTACTGTATTAACATTAGCAGCAACAGGCTCTGAAATGAACAAAGGTTCTGTTATTACAAACTGGGAAACAAAAGAGAAGCATGGTTGGGGAAGCCCAGCAGTATTCCCGAAATTCTCGATTTTAGACCCAACCTATACATTTACCGTTCCGAAAGATCAAACGATTTACGGTATTGTGGATATGATGTCACACGTAATGGAACAATATTTCCACAATACAAAAAACACACCGCTTCAAGACCGCATGTGTGAAAGTGTTTTAAAAACGGTTATTGAAACAGCTCCAAAACTGATCAATGATTTAGAAAATTATGAGCTACGTGAAACGATTATGTATTGCGGTACCATTGCGTTAAATGGAATGCTTTCAATGGGTTATCGTGGTGATTGGGCTACACATAATATTGAGCACGCTGTGTCAGCTATCTATGATATTCCACATGCAGGTGGGCTTGCAATTATATTCCCGAACTGGATGAAGCATACGTTACACGTTCATCCTAAACGCTTTAAACAATTTGCGGTGAACGTATTTGATGTCAATCCAGACGGAAAAACAGATGAAGAAGCAGCACTAGAAGGCATTGAAAAGCTTCGTGAGTTTTGGACAAATATCGGAGCACCTTCTCGTTTAGCGGACTATAACATTGATGATAGCCAATTAAATGTCATGGCCGAAAAAGCGATGGCGTTTGGTGAATTTGGCAACTTCAAAAAATTAAACAAAGAAGATGTTCTTGCGATATTACGTGCATCTTTATAATTCGAAAGGGAGGCTTTTCTTGCCTCCCTTTTGCTTTTTTAAAACGAAAAAATTTTTTTACAAATACACTTGTATACGATCCTTTTAATTTGGCTCTTTTCTAGAAGATTGTTGCTTTACTATACGATAGCTTTTCGACTGTCAAGCAAGCGAAACGCTTGCTACACGTTGTAGCGTGACGTGAACCTAACAAAAGTCGATGGGGCTGTCCGAAAAGTGGTTTTTCAGTTTGAGCATTAAAAAATTAAAACCCAAGAATGCTGTTATATCAACATTCTCGGGTTTTTAATTTGCAAACATAAACACTAAAATGGACTTTTTAGACAGCCCCACGTGCTTTGTTCGGTTCATAGACAGTCGAAAAGCAACAAAGTTTACGAAAACAGCCTTTAATTTTATTTATGAATATCTTATCTGTCCCTCTTTATAAAATGTACTGTTAGGGGGGATCGAGATGATTATCGTTCAACAAGTCCCAATGACGATTGGGCAGCTGAAAGGAATGTTTCCGCAAGAACCTTTTCAAGAAATGCTAGAATGGATGGTTAAGTATCGAGAAGTTTACACATATGACAATATTTCGCAATTACATTTTGAATTAATGATGCGTCTAAACACGATGAAAGCTGCAAGAGACCTTTTAAAAAGCAAAGCAAAATTCGCTACTTTTGCAACGTCGTATTGTAATGAGGAGTACTGGAACTTAAATCAAAGAGGGGCCTTTTTACTAAAAAAAGGGAAAATGCCATCGGATGCAATCCGTGATATTTTCGAAAATGGAATCAAATATGCATTTGAATGCGCCACAGCGATTGTCATTATCTTTTATAAAGCAGCATTAGATTCCATTGGCGATAAAGCTTTTAATCATTTATTTCAAGGACTTGTCTTATATGACTGGCACTATGATGAAGATTTAGGGATTTACACCCGAAGAGGGAATGACTTTCTACCAGGTGATTGTCTTTACTTTAAAAACCCTGACTTTCATCCAGAAAAGCCGCAATGGCGAGGTGAAAATACAATTTATCTTGGAAAAGACATGTTTTATGGTCACGGGATTGGGATTCGGACAGCCGATGGGATCATTCAAACACTCAATAAATATCGAAAAGAAGATGCACAAGAAACAGCTTATTTAATGCAACAGGTGACGAGACCTGATTATCGATATTTATCAAGTTATCACAATGCTTTTACGCAAATGCCCCGAACAGGTCAAGGATTTGCGCGCATTGGTCAATCTTTTTTCTACTGTTAAAAAACATTTAAATGTATACCACTCCTTATAACATGTATAAGTGAGGCTTATGTTTCAAAAGGGTCTGACCGAGGTCAGACCCCTTTTGGTAATATTTATGAATCTGCCAATACTTTCACATAATATGTACGCTTTCGTGGTCCATCATATTCACAAAAATAAATACCTTGCCAAGTTCCGAGTAATAATTGCCCATTTGTAATAATTACATGCTGTGAAGCACCGACTGTACTCGATTTCATATGAGCTGCTGTATTTCCTTCCATATGACGGTCAAGCTCATGCTCCCACGGATACACCTCATCAAAGCGGCGCATCATATCACGTTTTACATCAGGATCTGCATTTTCATTAATGGTTATGCTAGCTGTCGTATGTGGACAATAGACAACCGCTAGCCCTTCTTGAATGTTTAATTCATCGACCATTTTTTGTACATCTCGTGTGATCTCGATCATTTCATCTCTTTTATTG
The nucleotide sequence above comes from Bacillus alveayuensis. Encoded proteins:
- a CDS encoding YbgC/YbaW family acyl-CoA thioester hydrolase (product_source=TIGR00051; cath_funfam=3.10.129.10; cog=COG0824; pfam=PF13279; superfamily=54637; tigrfam=TIGR00051), which translates into the protein MPLETVTEIKVKPEDIDELGHVNNKVYVSYLEKAREHWYSEAGLPFAVMKKRNLGTVVLKLDVFFKKEARLGDILNVITRPVRLGTKSFVLEQIIFNEANEAITEATITNVMFDTTVRKSTTVADEIARHFPK
- a CDS encoding spore germination protein KB (product_source=KO:K06296; ko=KO:K06296; pfam=PF03845; tigrfam=TIGR00912; transmembrane_helix_parts=Inside_1_6,TMhelix_7_29,Outside_30_39,TMhelix_40_59,Inside_60_79,TMhelix_80_102,Outside_103_111,TMhelix_112_134,Inside_135_146,TMhelix_147_164,Outside_165_185,TMhelix_186_208,Inside_209_220,TMhelix_221_243,Outside_244_268,TMhelix_269_291,Inside_292_303,TMhelix_304_323,Outside_324_337,TMhelix_338_360,Inside_361_376), producing MIEKGRISVVQMAIIMHPTISATAILIVPSITGKFAKQDLWLSPIWASFVGFFTIYLAYQLNKHFPKQTVIQYSKEILGVIPGKVIGFLYLFFYVFITGIMLREYGEFVVGNFLMTTPLIVVIASMVFVCCLAVHGGLEVIARTAQFFLPIVLAVLLFIAIIMIPDLQLKHMFPIMEKGLMPSIKGAVTPSGWFSEFFLLSFLFPFLLEREKGFKWGMISAFLVMLMLVITNLYALFLFGDITDMFIYPVMSATKYISIADFLQHVESIVMAIWIPGVFIKISVFYYVIVIGTAQWLNLSDYRPIVLPIGFLLVVFSIWSIHSLMELIDVLMNLWSMFWLYHLLIPALLLFIAFIRKGMVGKREERNNKKMLSGKR
- a CDS encoding spore germination protein KA (product_source=KO:K06295; ko=KO:K06295; pfam=PF03323; superfamily=50447; transmembrane_helix_parts=Inside_1_305,TMhelix_306_328,Outside_329_395,TMhelix_396_418,Inside_419_430,TMhelix_431_453,Outside_454_519) — its product is MSIGMKLNIKDCSLRSQQSKQQQGKISKKLTENENKLRSIYKDCMDVIFRPFFIGGKERAILIYIEGLANVEEIDDNVLSTLMQIKEGELNINITILIEKKITVSNVKKIKNFSECIQEISLGNPVILVDKSETGVALGLSKWEKRSVSEPAAEAVVRGPREAFVEALSVNTTLIRRKIRSPMLKMQSMEIGRYTKTKVVITYIEGLVDQTLIEEAKNRLSRIDVDGIMETGMIEEFIEDNPYSPFPQVLTTERPDVIAASLLEGRLAILVDGSPFSIVVPTTFYSLLQSSEDYYSRFLIGTATRWLRYFFLVISLILPSLYVAIITFHQEMVPTPLLISMAASREQVPFPALIEALIMEITFEALREAGLRLPKQVGSAVSIVGAIVIGESAVSAGIVSAPMVIVVALTGIASFTIARYPAAIAIRMLRFPVILLAGTLGLLGIMLALITIIIHLCTVRSFGVPYLSPMAPMKFREMKDVLIRAPWWELDSRPHFTGDYNKYRQAPGLKPDPAKGDEK
- a CDS encoding secondary thiamine-phosphate synthase enzyme (product_source=TIGR00149; cath_funfam=2.60.120.460; cog=COG0432; pfam=PF01894; superfamily=111038; tigrfam=TIGR00149) produces the protein MLKKFSITTNKRDEMIEITRDVQKMVDELNIQEGLAVVYCPHTTASITINENADPDVKRDMMRRFDEVYPWEHELDRHMEGNTAAHMKSSTVGASQHVIITNGQLLLGTWQGIYFCEYDGPRKRTYYVKVLADS
- a CDS encoding alcohol dehydrogenase YqhD (iron-dependent ADH family) (product_source=COG1979; cath_funfam=1.20.1090.10,3.40.50.1970; cog=COG1979; ko=KO:K00100; pfam=PF00465; superfamily=56796), whose translation is MDSFEFYNPTKLIFGKDQIEKLKAEVPKYGKKVLLIYGGGSIKRNGLYDVVLTYLKEIEAEVYELGGVEPNPRISTVRKGVDICKKEGIEFLLAVGGGSVIDCTKAIAAGAKYDGDPWDFVIKKAEAKEALPLGTVLTLAATGSEMNKGSVITNWETKEKHGWGSPAVFPKFSILDPTYTFTVPKDQTIYGIVDMMSHVMEQYFHNTKNTPLQDRMCESVLKTVIETAPKLINDLENYELRETIMYCGTIALNGMLSMGYRGDWATHNIEHAVSAIYDIPHAGGLAIIFPNWMKHTLHVHPKRFKQFAVNVFDVNPDGKTDEEAALEGIEKLREFWTNIGAPSRLADYNIDDSQLNVMAEKAMAFGEFGNFKKLNKEDVLAILRASL
- a CDS encoding spore germination protein KC (product_source=KO:K06297; ko=KO:K06297; pfam=PF05504; tigrfam=TIGR02887) — translated: MLKIFLEKAVKTVLSLFICSSPLFLTGCWDRVELNDLGLVLATGLDKTEDEQIEVSVQLAVPEAMGGEATASGQGGAGKTITVEKAIGKTIFEALSRLQARFSRRIFWGHNQVIIIGEDLAESEVQKHIDFFARFPKARLKSYIFVTSGKAIDVLKAIPDVDRSSAEVARELANFRIGMAVTVKDFLEELSGEANAVGLPWIEVKKESFSKGLQVNGTAILKDGKMIGYIDDKLTRGLLWLRNEMESSTVTVQPEGYHDQISFYLLHSYTKLIPKMENGKWKMIVKIVTEDDAVENETNLNLTNPVITKKLEKELEKTIETRIKMTLEVVQKKMGADILGFAEAFHRHYPDEWEKVKDQWDKKFPEIEVEIKNNAYIRRSGVSTSSKVVSKEEVFKK
- a CDS encoding multisubunit Na+/H+ antiporter MnhB subunit (product_source=COG2111; cog=COG2111; superfamily=161098; transmembrane_helix_parts=Outside_1_3,TMhelix_4_21,Inside_22_33,TMhelix_34_56,Outside_57_78) — its product is MMFITFIGVTVATILIILFEWSRMNKKQKKEKWTVVILTMSGWILAILLVFFSNMLGPADLINMIFKPLGKFLLDPID
- a CDS encoding protein-glutamine gamma-glutamyltransferase (product_source=KO:K00686; ko=KO:K00686), with product MIIVQQVPMTIGQLKGMFPQEPFQEMLEWMVKYREVYTYDNISQLHFELMMRLNTMKAARDLLKSKAKFATFATSYCNEEYWNLNQRGAFLLKKGKMPSDAIRDIFENGIKYAFECATAIVIIFYKAALDSIGDKAFNHLFQGLVLYDWHYDEDLGIYTRRGNDFLPGDCLYFKNPDFHPEKPQWRGENTIYLGKDMFYGHGIGIRTADGIIQTLNKYRKEDAQETAYLMQQVTRPDYRYLSSYHNAFTQMPRTGQGFARIGQSFFYC